One genomic window of Gracilinema caldarium DSM 7334 includes the following:
- the argA gene encoding amino-acid N-acetyltransferase, whose translation METDNRSQVDLIREAFYYQSRFDGTTMVFKIDFPVTEDQQFKYLMKDLALLAQTGIRIVIVPGAKEWIDAVLKEYDIESVYEGSVRITTEDAIPFVKMAAFEVATRYMTELSASRVDAVIGNFVRARGIGVVNGRDFAHSGMVDKIQIESLKKLMDLGMVPILPCIGWSPAGKPYNLPSDEIALAACQALGAVKFFIVSNRPGISTETCSIPESVVSGSSNRIARLTPQEAEEIIKLNEKKADEPALKELALAIRASRLGVERVHIVNSREEGAVLRELFSNLGVGTMVYADEYESIRPLQASDVAEVLRLMGPLMEKGILLQRNAEQILERKDDYVVYEVDGSVHACGALHDWGEAQGEIAALATDPHYTDLGLGRRIVGYLIDRARKRSFRRVFVLTTRTHDWFEYLGFREIPVGELPEKKRKVYNQERRSKVFALDL comes from the coding sequence ATGGAAACAGACAACCGGAGCCAGGTGGACCTGATACGGGAAGCTTTTTATTATCAGAGCCGCTTTGATGGTACTACCATGGTGTTCAAGATTGATTTCCCTGTTACCGAGGACCAACAGTTTAAATATCTCATGAAAGACCTGGCCCTGCTGGCACAGACGGGGATCCGCATTGTCATTGTGCCTGGTGCTAAGGAATGGATTGATGCGGTTCTAAAAGAATATGATATTGAATCTGTCTATGAAGGTTCAGTTCGAATCACTACTGAAGACGCAATACCTTTTGTAAAAATGGCAGCCTTTGAGGTTGCCACCCGCTATATGACCGAACTGTCTGCAAGCCGAGTTGATGCAGTGATTGGCAATTTTGTCCGGGCTCGAGGGATTGGAGTTGTTAATGGCAGAGATTTTGCACATTCTGGTATGGTAGATAAAATACAGATAGAAAGTCTTAAAAAATTGATGGATCTAGGTATGGTGCCAATCTTGCCTTGTATCGGATGGAGTCCTGCAGGAAAGCCCTATAATTTACCCAGCGATGAAATTGCCCTTGCTGCTTGTCAGGCCTTGGGAGCGGTTAAGTTTTTTATTGTATCCAACAGGCCTGGAATATCTACAGAAACTTGTAGTATTCCCGAATCGGTCGTTTCTGGTTCATCAAACCGAATTGCAAGACTCACCCCTCAGGAAGCAGAAGAAATTATAAAGCTCAATGAAAAAAAAGCAGATGAACCGGCCTTAAAAGAACTAGCCCTGGCAATCCGAGCCTCACGCCTTGGAGTAGAACGGGTGCATATTGTTAACAGCCGGGAAGAAGGGGCGGTCCTGAGGGAACTCTTTTCTAACCTGGGCGTGGGTACCATGGTGTATGCCGATGAATATGAATCTATCCGGCCCCTGCAAGCTTCGGATGTGGCTGAGGTACTTCGGCTCATGGGCCCCCTTATGGAAAAGGGTATTCTCTTACAAAGGAATGCTGAACAGATTCTGGAAAGAAAGGATGATTATGTGGTGTATGAAGTAGACGGCTCGGTTCATGCCTGCGGGGCCCTTCACGATTGGGGAGAAGCCCAGGGGGAAATTGCCGCATTGGCAACGGATCCCCACTATACAGATCTTGGGCTAGGTCGCCGAATAGTTGGGTACCTGATAGACCGGGCCCGGAAACGGTCTTTCCGTAGGGTTTTTGTACTCACAACCCGAACCCATGATTGGTTTGAATATTTAGGGTTCCGTGAAATTCCTGTAGGAGAACTTCCGGAAAAAAAACGAAAGGTATATAATCAGGAACGGAGAAGCAAAGTTTTTGCCCTGGATTTATGA
- a CDS encoding TIGR03545 family protein, with protein MAQKIKIPSLFKKPLKEKVFQHKVLKKIYIKADVDFINQLFFKNENGYYQLKDTISQADANRLKKIADAVKKNKGVIDPVRIGILLFLLGTVVVFSLFFKNSLAKTMIERGLESIFNAKVEAQGVQVGLVKAHISLNRLVIASDTEPFKNLVEFGKTEVRLLTSELFRGKIIIQNIECQNIQWGTDRKTDGRLKKRTDSSIPKQPKDNKLVQNLLDFSNIPVERIIEEQTANLKSLQLYNDLNTEIEKSKLKWETTLQESKNDIEVVKNNIDEVKKINVASIKSFNEAQEAYNKVNALYPMVQDLQVKTSQINKDITAEYKNIELKSKEAKDSITKDIDYLKSFLNFSNGKTTGIVGQIVSAYLEEKLGKLYVYAMKGLELSKNIKTNKDEKKVKKVEPQRKGYSVYFPTKNYPRLLIENIGFSTKDSKTKVSNIGWIKDISNDPDVWGKPVTMLFNQTHDSKSFLINGYIDGRTNSENSLSATIEMQGYPFTIDEGLDSIGLKSITGTYAVKNTFAVKQEGSVIGSADVSTHSAHIETADPNHIVAKGLVKAFHETPVISLHVEYVIHQNRTISMNIGSNLDTVLANAFSKIFNEMTQEAEVQLTQAFYNKLEPELKKNKEVSEAYKLLNIDSLEKIKDVKALEDTLTAKKKELDSYSNKMKNQAADKIKDQVKDQIKEIPKIPKF; from the coding sequence ATGGCTCAGAAGATAAAAATTCCTTCTCTTTTTAAAAAACCTCTTAAGGAGAAGGTTTTTCAACATAAGGTTCTTAAGAAAATATATATTAAAGCGGATGTTGATTTTATTAACCAATTATTCTTTAAAAATGAGAACGGTTATTATCAACTTAAAGATACTATTTCTCAAGCCGATGCGAATCGCCTTAAAAAAATTGCAGATGCAGTTAAAAAAAACAAAGGGGTGATTGATCCAGTACGAATAGGAATATTGTTGTTCCTTTTAGGTACTGTAGTGGTGTTTTCCCTTTTTTTTAAAAACTCTTTAGCAAAAACCATGATAGAAAGGGGGCTTGAAAGTATTTTTAATGCAAAGGTGGAAGCCCAAGGTGTTCAGGTGGGATTGGTTAAAGCCCATATCAGCTTAAACAGGCTGGTGATAGCAAGTGATACTGAGCCATTTAAGAATCTTGTAGAATTTGGAAAAACAGAAGTACGTTTATTAACCTCCGAGTTGTTCAGAGGAAAAATTATTATTCAAAACATTGAGTGCCAAAATATTCAGTGGGGCACAGATCGTAAGACTGATGGCCGTTTAAAAAAGAGAACCGACTCGAGCATCCCAAAGCAACCTAAAGATAACAAATTAGTGCAGAATTTATTGGATTTTTCAAATATACCGGTAGAGCGGATTATTGAAGAACAGACTGCAAATCTTAAAAGCTTGCAATTATATAATGATTTAAATACCGAAATTGAAAAATCAAAATTAAAATGGGAAACTACTTTACAAGAAAGCAAAAATGATATCGAAGTTGTGAAAAATAACATTGATGAAGTTAAAAAGATTAATGTTGCTTCGATAAAAAGCTTCAACGAAGCCCAGGAGGCTTATAATAAAGTTAATGCCCTCTATCCCATGGTACAGGATTTACAAGTAAAAACTTCACAGATTAATAAGGATATTACTGCTGAATATAAAAATATTGAGCTAAAATCAAAAGAAGCAAAGGATAGTATTACCAAGGATATTGACTATCTTAAATCATTTCTTAATTTCTCTAATGGAAAAACAACAGGAATTGTTGGCCAAATAGTATCAGCTTATTTAGAAGAAAAACTGGGGAAATTGTATGTATATGCAATGAAGGGGCTTGAACTATCTAAAAATATAAAGACTAATAAGGATGAAAAAAAAGTTAAAAAAGTTGAACCGCAAAGGAAAGGTTATTCGGTTTATTTCCCAACCAAGAATTATCCAAGATTGTTAATTGAAAATATAGGATTTTCTACAAAGGACAGTAAAACAAAGGTATCAAATATAGGATGGATAAAAGATATTTCTAATGATCCTGATGTATGGGGAAAGCCAGTCACCATGTTATTTAATCAAACCCATGATTCCAAGTCATTTTTAATTAATGGTTATATTGATGGAAGAACGAACAGCGAAAATAGTTTGAGCGCTACAATAGAGATGCAGGGCTATCCCTTTACGATTGATGAGGGATTAGATTCTATAGGTTTAAAATCTATTACAGGTACTTATGCTGTAAAGAATACTTTTGCAGTTAAACAAGAAGGTAGTGTTATTGGTTCTGCAGACGTGAGTACTCATTCTGCCCATATTGAAACAGCAGATCCTAATCATATTGTTGCCAAAGGGCTTGTCAAAGCTTTTCATGAAACACCGGTAATTTCATTGCATGTTGAATATGTTATTCATCAAAATCGTACTATTTCGATGAATATAGGTTCTAATCTCGATACTGTGCTGGCAAATGCATTTTCAAAAATATTTAATGAAATGACTCAAGAAGCTGAAGTTCAGCTTACTCAAGCTTTCTATAATAAATTGGAACCGGAACTGAAGAAAAACAAGGAAGTTTCTGAAGCGTACAAGCTGCTTAATATAGATTCTCTTGAAAAAATTAAAGATGTAAAGGCTTTAGAAGATACGCTTACTGCAAAGAAAAAAGAACTCGATAGTTATAGTAATAAAATGAAAAATCAGGCAGCCGATAAAATAAAAGATCAAGTAAAGGATCAAATTAAAGAAATACCAAAAATCCCCAAATTTTAA
- a CDS encoding thymidine phosphorylase, with translation MRAVDIIMKKRSGEELSREEIEFLIGGYVAGTIPDYQVSAWAMAVYFQGMTPAETGVLTEVMLKSGNVIDLSGISGPFVDKHSTGGVGDKTSLILAPLVASLGIKDPMMSGRALGHTGGTLDKLESIPGYRTNLTVEEFREIIQKDGFAMTGQTKEIAPADRLLYALRDVTATVESIPLITASILSKKVAEGAEGLVFDVKYGSGAFMKDPEDGEKLARSLVNTGAAMGKRIIALLTDMNEPLGNMMGNFLEVEESLDCLEGKGPKDLMEVTLELAARMVVLGGKAKTAQEGRAMCEAALASGKPRELFLNNVRSQGGNPDQLLELRGRYRSPFSMEIRAPRSGYISHIDAYQIGLAGVHLGVGRNRTEDVVSPTAGIQFHKRYGDLVQSGDIVMTVWGKSDQSLKDAKPLIEGALQIQDSKPALRTLIRKEIAS, from the coding sequence ATGAGAGCTGTAGACATTATCATGAAAAAACGTTCCGGCGAGGAACTGTCTAGAGAAGAAATAGAATTTTTAATTGGCGGCTATGTGGCAGGCACCATTCCGGATTACCAGGTTTCCGCCTGGGCTATGGCAGTCTACTTTCAGGGGATGACCCCCGCAGAGACGGGCGTGCTCACCGAGGTGATGCTGAAATCTGGTAACGTAATCGACCTTTCGGGCATTTCCGGCCCCTTTGTAGATAAGCATTCAACAGGCGGCGTCGGCGATAAAACAAGTCTGATATTGGCTCCCCTTGTAGCAAGTCTCGGTATTAAGGATCCCATGATGTCCGGTCGAGCCCTGGGTCACACTGGGGGTACTCTGGATAAACTTGAATCTATACCCGGGTATCGAACCAATCTTACGGTAGAAGAATTCCGTGAAATTATCCAGAAAGATGGTTTTGCCATGACCGGCCAGACCAAAGAAATAGCGCCTGCAGACCGGCTGCTCTATGCCCTCCGGGACGTAACTGCCACGGTAGAATCCATTCCCCTCATTACTGCCAGCATTCTTTCCAAAAAAGTCGCCGAAGGTGCCGAAGGCCTGGTGTTCGATGTTAAATATGGTTCCGGGGCATTCATGAAAGACCCTGAGGATGGGGAAAAACTTGCCCGATCCCTCGTCAACACCGGGGCTGCCATGGGGAAACGGATTATTGCCCTGCTCACCGACATGAATGAACCCCTGGGTAACATGATGGGCAATTTCCTGGAAGTAGAAGAATCCCTGGATTGTCTTGAAGGAAAGGGACCCAAAGACCTCATGGAAGTTACCCTGGAATTAGCGGCCCGGATGGTTGTTTTGGGCGGCAAGGCTAAGACCGCTCAAGAAGGACGGGCTATGTGTGAAGCAGCCCTGGCCAGCGGCAAACCACGCGAGCTTTTCCTTAACAACGTCCGTAGTCAGGGAGGCAACCCTGACCAGCTTTTGGAACTTCGGGGCAGGTATCGTTCTCCCTTCTCCATGGAAATCCGTGCGCCCCGTTCCGGTTATATCAGCCATATCGATGCCTATCAGATTGGACTCGCCGGGGTACACCTGGGTGTGGGCCGGAACAGGACCGAAGATGTAGTGAGCCCCACAGCGGGTATTCAATTCCATAAACGGTATGGCGATTTAGTCCAGTCTGGTGATATAGTAATGACTGTCTGGGGCAAATCGGATCAAAGCCTTAAGGATGCAAAACCCCTGATTGAAGGGGCCCTGCAGATCCAAGATTCGAAGCCTGCCCTGCGAACATTGATACGCAAGGAAATTGCCTCTTGA
- a CDS encoding TIGR03546 family protein, whose product MFIKWIIKLFKALNSNQNPKEIASGVAFGVWLALLPSQNLLWLLIFCLVFFLRTNLGIMFIVIALCKPLAFICDPVLHTLGYAVLTHKSFYAFFTKLYNVPFLFLTRFNNTIVCGAFLVGLFLWIPLFLVFTFLVKKYRDTFMVMIQNSKIYKAFMKSPLISTFYNLAKKTKDISSAL is encoded by the coding sequence ATGTTTATAAAATGGATCATTAAGCTTTTTAAAGCATTAAATTCGAATCAAAACCCGAAGGAGATTGCATCCGGTGTTGCCTTTGGTGTTTGGTTAGCTCTGTTGCCATCACAAAATCTCTTATGGCTTCTTATTTTTTGCTTAGTATTTTTTCTGCGAACAAATTTGGGCATAATGTTTATAGTTATAGCCCTATGTAAGCCCTTAGCTTTTATATGTGACCCCGTTTTGCATACCCTGGGTTACGCTGTCCTTACTCATAAAAGTTTCTATGCTTTTTTTACCAAGCTATATAATGTTCCCTTTCTATTTTTAACTCGTTTTAATAATACGATTGTATGCGGCGCGTTTCTTGTGGGGTTGTTTTTATGGATCCCGTTATTTTTAGTATTCACCTTTCTAGTTAAGAAGTATAGGGATACTTTCATGGTCATGATTCAAAACAGCAAAATTTATAAGGCTTTTATGAAAAGCCCGCTCATTTCTACTTTCTATAATCTTGCAAAAAAAACTAAGGATATTTCTTCAGCCCTTTAA
- a CDS encoding vitamin B12-dependent ribonucleotide reductase, translating to MKIDRLFTTAESGPYEGITWEKRKSEIRNPDGRLIFSEETVIVPSFWSQIATDIIAQKYFRKAGVPADKALEWKHWVPKKKEKSSQRTDPGDSIPLDGSEHDARQVFHRLAYTWMDWGRQSHYFDSDEDAKAFYDELCYMLAHQMAAPNSPQWFNTGLYAVYGIDGPAQGHYYFDPTEGKLKKSDSAYKRPQPHACFILSIEDDLVNEGGIMDLITREARLFKYGSGTGSNFSKIRGANERLSGGGVSSGLLSFLKIGDRSASAIKSGGTTRRAAKMVTLDADHPDVEKYIDWKAEEEHKVAAMATGSVIIKKHLDGVKKAVQSFRGPDEDRFNALKNHELAAALRAALRDQIPPTYLYQLLRRLEQGDDTVNPAVFSTAWDDEAYNTVSGQSSNNSLRVTDAFMQAVLDDADWQLTGRTDKTMVKTVKARKIWDQVARSAWQCADPGLQFHTTINDWHTCPAGGEIRASNPCSEYMFLDDTACNLASINLLTLYNPETGTFHIDGYLHAIRIWTMVLEISVVMAQFPSPQIAKLSYEYRTLGLGYANLGSLLMVMGLAYDSREGRAVAGALSAMLSGEAYKQSALMAKEFGTFLRYPENREAMLRVIRNHRRAAYNAKPEEYEGLHTIPVGIDAESCPADLLAAARKCWDEALELGNQFGYRNAQVTAIAPTGTIGLLMDCDTTGIEPDFALVKFKKLAGGGYFKIINQSVPPALKALGYAPAEIEEVVAYALGHKTLKDAPGVSLETLKARGFTDEVLAKVEEAVKTAFSLESIFSPWIIGRDFVEQTLKIPEATWALPGFSLLKHLGFTAEEIDAAETFACGTMGVEGSPTLKPEHLKVFDTATPSGKNGKRSISWTAHIEMMAATQPFISGAISKTINMPNSATYEDVKGAYMLSWRRAIKAVALYRDGSKLSQPLSSFAPGTDPLADTLLALQKDLDSGADTAGPARAGTAKADMAGAILSPEGKRLTNKWDLRGVRKPLPNRRTGYTQKAKIGGHSIFIRTGEYEDGSLGEIFLDMHKEGAAFRSLMNSFAIAVSLGLQYGVPLEEYVDAFTFSRFEPNGMVQGHDYVKMATSVIDYIFRDLAISYLRRTDLAQVKPEDLLATGTKSDNGNGHTMVSAGFRPHRPATVPVEAEEGEQAQPEAAIRDRKNGTGATASTGFQNTETAGSAGLVDVQKSSKAKLEAEQAIKIAQARVKGYEGDPCPVCGYFTLVRNGTCLKCDTCGSTTGCS from the coding sequence ATGAAAATTGATCGTCTCTTTACCACAGCAGAATCGGGCCCCTATGAGGGCATAACCTGGGAAAAACGAAAAAGTGAAATCCGAAACCCCGATGGCCGCCTCATTTTTTCCGAAGAGACGGTCATAGTTCCCTCTTTTTGGAGCCAAATTGCCACCGATATCATTGCCCAGAAATATTTCAGGAAAGCCGGGGTTCCCGCTGACAAAGCCCTGGAATGGAAACACTGGGTCCCCAAAAAGAAAGAGAAAAGCTCCCAGAGGACAGATCCAGGGGACAGCATCCCCCTAGATGGATCCGAACACGATGCCCGGCAGGTCTTTCACCGGCTGGCCTACACCTGGATGGATTGGGGCCGCCAGTCTCATTACTTTGACAGTGATGAGGATGCCAAGGCCTTTTATGACGAACTCTGTTACATGCTGGCCCACCAGATGGCAGCCCCCAACAGCCCCCAGTGGTTTAACACGGGACTCTATGCGGTCTACGGCATCGACGGACCGGCTCAGGGGCACTATTACTTCGATCCCACCGAAGGGAAACTGAAAAAGTCCGATTCGGCCTACAAACGGCCCCAGCCCCACGCCTGTTTTATCCTTTCCATAGAAGATGACCTCGTAAACGAAGGGGGCATTATGGACCTCATCACCCGGGAAGCCCGGCTCTTTAAGTACGGCTCCGGAACGGGATCCAATTTTTCCAAAATCCGCGGCGCCAATGAACGGCTCTCCGGCGGCGGGGTATCTTCGGGGCTCCTTTCATTTCTGAAAATCGGCGACCGGTCCGCCTCGGCCATAAAGTCCGGTGGCACCACCCGGCGGGCGGCCAAGATGGTCACCCTGGATGCGGACCATCCGGACGTGGAAAAATACATCGACTGGAAGGCCGAAGAAGAACACAAGGTAGCCGCTATGGCAACCGGTTCGGTCATCATAAAAAAACACCTGGATGGGGTAAAAAAGGCAGTTCAGAGCTTCCGGGGGCCCGATGAAGACCGCTTTAACGCCCTCAAAAATCATGAACTGGCTGCAGCCCTCCGCGCTGCCCTCCGGGACCAGATTCCTCCAACCTACCTGTACCAGCTCCTCCGGCGCCTCGAACAGGGGGACGATACGGTCAATCCTGCGGTTTTTTCCACCGCCTGGGATGATGAGGCCTACAACACCGTATCGGGTCAGTCCTCCAACAACAGCCTCCGGGTTACGGATGCCTTCATGCAGGCGGTCCTGGATGATGCGGACTGGCAGCTCACCGGCCGGACCGATAAAACCATGGTTAAGACCGTTAAGGCCCGCAAGATCTGGGACCAGGTTGCCCGTTCTGCATGGCAATGTGCCGACCCGGGGCTCCAGTTCCATACCACGATTAACGACTGGCACACCTGTCCCGCGGGAGGAGAAATCCGCGCATCCAACCCCTGTTCGGAATACATGTTCCTCGATGATACGGCCTGCAACCTGGCATCCATCAACCTGCTGACCCTCTATAATCCGGAAACAGGAACCTTTCATATTGATGGATATCTCCACGCGATCCGGATCTGGACCATGGTGCTCGAAATTTCTGTAGTTATGGCCCAGTTTCCCTCACCCCAGATTGCCAAACTTTCTTATGAATACCGGACCCTAGGCCTCGGTTATGCCAACCTGGGAAGCCTCCTCATGGTGATGGGCCTGGCCTACGACTCCAGGGAAGGCCGGGCGGTGGCGGGAGCCCTGTCAGCCATGCTTTCCGGCGAAGCCTATAAACAGTCCGCCCTGATGGCCAAGGAATTTGGCACCTTCCTCCGCTATCCGGAAAACCGGGAAGCCATGCTCCGGGTCATCCGGAATCACCGCCGGGCGGCATATAATGCAAAACCGGAAGAATATGAAGGTCTCCATACAATTCCCGTCGGTATCGATGCCGAATCCTGCCCTGCAGATCTCCTCGCCGCGGCACGGAAATGCTGGGACGAAGCCCTGGAACTGGGAAATCAGTTCGGTTACCGGAATGCCCAGGTTACCGCGATCGCGCCGACGGGAACCATCGGGCTCCTCATGGACTGCGACACCACCGGCATTGAGCCGGACTTTGCCCTGGTTAAATTCAAAAAACTTGCCGGCGGCGGTTACTTTAAGATCATCAACCAGTCGGTCCCTCCTGCCCTGAAAGCTCTGGGCTACGCCCCGGCAGAAATCGAAGAAGTAGTCGCCTATGCCCTGGGACACAAGACCCTGAAGGATGCACCGGGGGTGTCCCTGGAAACCCTGAAAGCCAGGGGCTTTACCGATGAGGTCCTTGCCAAGGTAGAAGAGGCGGTAAAAACTGCCTTCTCCCTGGAATCGATTTTCAGCCCCTGGATTATCGGCAGGGACTTTGTGGAACAGACCCTCAAAATTCCTGAGGCTACCTGGGCCCTCCCGGGTTTCAGTCTCCTCAAGCACCTGGGATTCACCGCTGAAGAAATTGATGCGGCAGAAACCTTTGCCTGCGGAACCATGGGGGTCGAAGGATCCCCTACCCTCAAACCAGAACACCTCAAGGTCTTTGATACCGCTACCCCTTCGGGTAAAAACGGCAAACGGTCCATTTCCTGGACTGCCCATATCGAGATGATGGCTGCAACCCAGCCCTTTATTTCAGGCGCAATTTCCAAGACCATCAACATGCCGAACAGTGCCACCTATGAAGACGTTAAGGGGGCCTACATGCTCTCCTGGCGCCGGGCAATCAAGGCCGTCGCGCTCTACCGGGACGGGTCCAAGCTGTCCCAGCCCCTTTCATCCTTTGCACCGGGCACTGACCCCCTGGCAGATACCCTCCTGGCCCTGCAGAAGGACCTGGACAGTGGTGCAGACACCGCAGGTCCCGCCCGCGCCGGCACTGCAAAAGCCGACATGGCCGGTGCCATCCTGAGCCCCGAAGGCAAGCGCTTAACCAACAAGTGGGACCTGCGGGGCGTACGGAAACCCCTGCCGAACCGCCGCACCGGGTATACCCAGAAAGCGAAAATCGGGGGCCACTCCATCTTTATCCGGACCGGTGAATATGAAGATGGCAGCCTTGGTGAAATATTCCTGGATATGCACAAGGAAGGGGCCGCCTTCCGAAGCTTAATGAACAGCTTTGCCATCGCCGTCTCCCTGGGCCTCCAGTACGGTGTACCCCTTGAAGAATATGTAGATGCCTTTACCTTCAGCCGCTTCGAACCTAACGGCATGGTCCAGGGCCATGACTATGTAAAGATGGCCACCAGTGTGATCGACTATATTTTCCGGGATCTGGCCATCAGCTACCTGCGCCGCACCGACCTGGCACAGGTAAAACCGGAGGACCTCCTGGCTACCGGCACCAAGAGCGATAACGGGAATGGCCATACCATGGTCAGCGCAGGATTCAGACCCCACCGGCCAGCCACTGTACCAGTAGAGGCAGAAGAGGGCGAACAGGCACAGCCTGAGGCGGCTATACGCGACAGAAAGAATGGAACCGGGGCAACTGCCTCGACGGGGTTTCAAAACACCGAAACCGCAGGATCAGCGGGCCTTGTGGATGTACAGAAATCCTCCAAGGCGAAACTAGAGGCAGAGCAGGCCATCAAAATCGCCCAAGCCCGGGTTAAGGGCTACGAAGGGGATCCCTGCCCCGTCTGCGGCTACTTCACCCTGGTCCGCAACGGCACCTGTCTCAAATGCGACACCTGCGGTAGTACCACCGGCTGCAGTTGA
- the recO gene encoding DNA repair protein RecO gives MSRSRTYTALVLQVRQSGEQNREAIFFTLEEGILRATLFGGPKSKLRSYVSPFHQGKLWIYEDPVRNTKKITDFDVQFWRPTLRESYAKLMAGSTMLEIVIASQGGGGTWKEAFELTTESIEVLNRITEASIPILITYFVWNWLNLMGILPELDQCERCACTVRADEVVWYSSSEQQVLCDFCAEPVKKTIQTGLFPINGGGRRWISRILELPASQVERYRVDEATQTQVQHLGTALLQQTLGTPVRYWEIL, from the coding sequence ATGAGCAGAAGCAGAACCTATACAGCCCTTGTACTCCAGGTGCGGCAAAGCGGTGAACAGAACCGAGAAGCGATCTTTTTTACTCTGGAAGAGGGTATACTGCGGGCCACACTTTTTGGAGGTCCGAAAAGTAAACTTCGATCCTATGTATCCCCCTTTCATCAGGGTAAGCTCTGGATCTACGAGGATCCGGTTAGGAACACTAAAAAAATAACTGATTTTGATGTACAATTCTGGCGGCCCACCCTTCGGGAATCCTATGCAAAACTTATGGCAGGTTCAACCATGTTGGAAATTGTTATTGCAAGCCAGGGAGGAGGTGGCACCTGGAAAGAAGCCTTTGAACTAACCACTGAGAGTATCGAAGTGTTGAATAGGATAACCGAAGCTAGTATTCCTATACTTATTACTTATTTTGTATGGAATTGGTTAAACCTGATGGGCATCCTTCCTGAATTAGACCAGTGTGAACGTTGTGCTTGCACAGTCCGAGCGGATGAAGTAGTATGGTACTCTTCTTCGGAACAACAGGTGCTATGCGATTTCTGTGCAGAACCGGTGAAGAAAACAATACAGACAGGGCTTTTCCCGATAAACGGGGGTGGGCGTCGGTGGATTTCCAGAATATTGGAACTTCCAGCCAGTCAGGTAGAGCGTTACCGTGTGGATGAGGCTACCCAGACACAAGTACAACATTTAGGTACAGCACTCCTGCAACAGACCCTTGGAACTCCCGTTCGCTATTGGGAAATCTTGTAA
- a CDS encoding ZIP family metal transporter gives MEWLASLSAVPQALVATLFTYGVTALGAGTVFFFKSINRKVLDAMLGFAGGVMIAASFWSLLAPSIELSESMGGIPWIPAVLGFLLGGLFLRVVDRLLPHLHIEYDRSEAEGIKTNWQRSILLVLAITLHNIPEGLAVGVGFGAVAAGIPSAGLAGAVALAIGIGLQNFPEGAAVSIPLRRDGLTRRKAFWYGQLSGIVEPFAGVAGAALVTVMHPILPYALAFAAGAMIYVVAEEVIPESRREGNEHIATLGLMLGFAVMMTLDVALG, from the coding sequence ATGGAATGGTTAGCTTCTTTAAGTGCCGTACCACAAGCTCTGGTAGCCACGCTCTTTACCTATGGGGTAACTGCGCTTGGAGCCGGTACGGTATTCTTTTTTAAATCGATTAACAGAAAAGTGTTGGATGCCATGCTCGGTTTTGCCGGAGGTGTCATGATTGCGGCCAGTTTCTGGTCCCTGCTTGCTCCTTCGATAGAACTTTCTGAGTCTATGGGTGGCATCCCATGGATACCCGCAGTGTTGGGTTTTCTTCTGGGGGGCCTCTTTCTCCGGGTTGTCGACCGGCTGCTCCCCCACCTGCATATCGAATATGACCGGAGTGAAGCAGAGGGTATAAAAACCAATTGGCAACGGTCTATTCTCCTAGTCCTCGCCATTACCCTCCATAATATACCTGAAGGACTGGCAGTCGGTGTGGGTTTTGGGGCTGTCGCCGCCGGGATTCCCTCTGCAGGCCTGGCCGGTGCAGTAGCCCTTGCCATCGGCATCGGACTACAGAACTTTCCTGAAGGCGCTGCAGTTTCCATCCCCCTTCGCCGGGATGGGCTTACCCGACGTAAGGCTTTCTGGTATGGACAGCTATCAGGTATTGTAGAGCCCTTTGCCGGCGTAGCCGGGGCAGCCCTGGTAACGGTTATGCATCCCATTCTGCCTTACGCCCTCGCCTTTGCCGCAGGAGCGATGATTTATGTAGTAGCCGAGGAAGTAATTCCCGAATCCCGCCGGGAAGGAAATGAGCACATCGCGACCCTGGGCCTCATGCTTGGGTTTGCGGTGATGATGACCCTAGACGTCGCCTTAGGTTAA